One window from the genome of Manis pentadactyla isolate mManPen7 chromosome 15, mManPen7.hap1, whole genome shotgun sequence encodes:
- the PRODH2 gene encoding hydroxyproline dehydrogenase isoform X4, producing MMLRTCHVLCSQARPSAGGWKPLSFDGGAFHLKGTGELTRALLVLRLCAWPPLVTHGLALQAWSQRLLGSWLSGALLRASVYGQFVAGETAEEVRGCVQQLQTLGLRPLLAVPTEEEPDSAVRTGEAWYEGNLRAMLRCVDLSRSLTETPVPTGNILMQLKVTALASTRLCKELTSWVRRPEAPLELSPERLAEAMDSGQDPQVSCLSAEQNRHLQASLSRLHQVVQHARARHVRLLVDAEYTSLNPALSLLVDALAMRWNSPQEGGPWVWNTYQAYLKDTHERLKRDAEAADRAGLAFGVKLVRGAYLDKEREVARVQGTEDPTQPDYEATSWSYSRCLELMLTRVSYSGTRCHLMVASHNEESIRQATKRHF from the exons ATGATGCTCCGGACTTGTCATGTGCTCTGTTCCCAAGCCAGACCCTCCGCTGGTGGTTGGAAGCCCCTGAGCTTTGATGGTGGGGCCTTTCATCTCAAGGGCACAGGAGAACTGACACGGGCTTTGCTGGTGCTACGGCTGTGTGCCTGGCCCCCTTTGGTCACACATGGCCTGGCG CTCCAGGCCTGGTCTCAGCGACTCCTGGGCTCCTGGCTCTCGGGGGCACTTCTCCGAGCATCTGTCTATGGGCAGTTTGTGGCTGGTGAGACAGCAGAGGAGGTGAGGGGCTGTGTCCAACAGCTCCAGACCCTAGGCCTCCGGCCCCTGCTGGCAGTGCCTACTGAGGAGGAGCCGGACTCGGCTGTCAGGACTGG TGAGGCCTGGTATGAGGGGAACCTCAGGGCTATGCTGCGGTGTGTGGACTTGTCACGAAGCCTCACGGAGACCCCCGTCCCGACTGGGAACATCCTCATGCAGCTGAAGGTGACAGCGTTGGCCAGCACCCGGCTCTGT AAGGAGCTAACCTCGTGGGTCAGAAGGCCAGAGGCTCCCTTGGAGCTGAGCCCTGAGAGACTGGCAGAAGCCATGGACTCGGGGCAG GATCCCCAGGTCTCCTGCCTCAGTGCTGAGCAAAACCGGCATCTCCAGGCCTCTCTGAGCCGCTTGCACCAGGTGGTACAG CATGCCCGGGCCCGGCACGTGAGGCTCCTTGTGGATGCTGAGTACACCTCGCTGAaccctgctctctctctgctgGTGGATGCCCTGGCCATGCGCTGGAACAGCCCTCAGGAAGGCGGGCCCTGGGTGTGGAACACTTACCAGGCCTATCTGAAG GACACGCATGAGCGGCTGAAGCGGGATGCTGAGGCTGCAGACAGGGCTGGCCTGGCCTTCGGAGTGAAGCTGGTACGGGGGGCGTATCTGGACAAGGAGAGAGAGGTGGCCCGTGTCCAAGGGACTGAAGATCCCACTCAGCCTGACTATGAGGCTACTAGCTGGAG ttacagtcgctgtctggaGCTGATGCTGACTCGTGTGTCCTACAGTGGCACCAGGTGCCATCTCATGGTGGCTTCTCATAATGAGGAATCTATTCGTCAGGCAACTAAGCG CCACTTTTAG
- the PRODH2 gene encoding hydroxyproline dehydrogenase isoform X2, giving the protein MMLRTCHVLCSQARPSAGGWKPLSFDGGAFHLKGTGELTRALLVLRLCAWPPLVTHGLALQAWSQRLLGSWLSGALLRASVYGQFVAGETAEEVRGCVQQLQTLGLRPLLAVPTEEEPDSAVRTGEAWYEGNLRAMLRCVDLSRSLTETPVPTGNILMQLKVTALASTRLCKELTSWVRRPEAPLELSPERLAEAMDSGQDPQVSCLSAEQNRHLQASLSRLHQVVQHARARHVRLLVDAEYTSLNPALSLLVDALAMRWNSPQEGGPWVWNTYQAYLKDTHERLKRDAEAADRAGLAFGVKLVRGAYLDKEREVARVQGTEDPTQPDYEATSWSYSRCLELMLTRVSYSGTRCHLMVASHNEESIRQATKRMWELGIPLDGPVCFGQLLGMCDHVSLALGQAGYAVYKSIPYGSLEEVIPYLIRRAQENRSVLQGSRREQELLRQELRRRLLGRGLRVPH; this is encoded by the exons ATGATGCTCCGGACTTGTCATGTGCTCTGTTCCCAAGCCAGACCCTCCGCTGGTGGTTGGAAGCCCCTGAGCTTTGATGGTGGGGCCTTTCATCTCAAGGGCACAGGAGAACTGACACGGGCTTTGCTGGTGCTACGGCTGTGTGCCTGGCCCCCTTTGGTCACACATGGCCTGGCG CTCCAGGCCTGGTCTCAGCGACTCCTGGGCTCCTGGCTCTCGGGGGCACTTCTCCGAGCATCTGTCTATGGGCAGTTTGTGGCTGGTGAGACAGCAGAGGAGGTGAGGGGCTGTGTCCAACAGCTCCAGACCCTAGGCCTCCGGCCCCTGCTGGCAGTGCCTACTGAGGAGGAGCCGGACTCGGCTGTCAGGACTGG TGAGGCCTGGTATGAGGGGAACCTCAGGGCTATGCTGCGGTGTGTGGACTTGTCACGAAGCCTCACGGAGACCCCCGTCCCGACTGGGAACATCCTCATGCAGCTGAAGGTGACAGCGTTGGCCAGCACCCGGCTCTGT AAGGAGCTAACCTCGTGGGTCAGAAGGCCAGAGGCTCCCTTGGAGCTGAGCCCTGAGAGACTGGCAGAAGCCATGGACTCGGGGCAG GATCCCCAGGTCTCCTGCCTCAGTGCTGAGCAAAACCGGCATCTCCAGGCCTCTCTGAGCCGCTTGCACCAGGTGGTACAG CATGCCCGGGCCCGGCACGTGAGGCTCCTTGTGGATGCTGAGTACACCTCGCTGAaccctgctctctctctgctgGTGGATGCCCTGGCCATGCGCTGGAACAGCCCTCAGGAAGGCGGGCCCTGGGTGTGGAACACTTACCAGGCCTATCTGAAG GACACGCATGAGCGGCTGAAGCGGGATGCTGAGGCTGCAGACAGGGCTGGCCTGGCCTTCGGAGTGAAGCTGGTACGGGGGGCGTATCTGGACAAGGAGAGAGAGGTGGCCCGTGTCCAAGGGACTGAAGATCCCACTCAGCCTGACTATGAGGCTACTAGCTGGAG ttacagtcgctgtctggaGCTGATGCTGACTCGTGTGTCCTACAGTGGCACCAGGTGCCATCTCATGGTGGCTTCTCATAATGAGGAATCTATTCGTCAGGCAACTAAGCG CATGTGGGAGCTGGGCATTCCTCTGGATGGGCCAGTCTGTTTTGGACAGCTTCTGGGGATGTGTGACCACGTCTCCTTGGCACTGG GGCAGGCTGGCTATGCTGTGTATAAGTCCATCCCCTACGGCTCCCTGGAAGAGGTGATCCCCTACCTGATCCGGAGGGCCCAGGAGAACCGGAGCGTGCTGCAGGGTTCCCGCAGGGAACAAGAGCTGCTCAGGCAAGAACTTCGGAGGAGGCTGCTGGGACGGGGCCTGAGGGTACCCCATTAG
- the PRODH2 gene encoding hydroxyproline dehydrogenase isoform X3, producing the protein MMLRTCHVLCSQARPSAGGWKPLSFDGGAFHLKGTGELTRALLVLRLCAWPPLVTHGLALQAWSQRLLGSWLSGALLRASVYGQFVAGETAEEVRGCVQQLQTLGLRPLLAVPTEEEPDSAVRTGEAWYEGNLRAMLRCVDLSRSLTETPVPTGNILMQLKVTALASTRLCKELTSWVRRPEAPLELSPERLAEAMDSGQDPQVSCLSAEQNRHLQASLSRLHQVVQHARARHVRLLVDAEYTSLNPALSLLVDALAMRWNSPQEGGPWVWNTYQAYLKDTHERLKRDAEAADRAGLAFGVKLVRGAYLDKEREVARVQGTEDPTQPDYEATSWSYSRCLELMLTRVSYSGTRCHLMVASHNEESIRQATKRMWELGIPLDGPVCFGQLLGMCDHVSLALVPANAWPGSHPEPAAGVAAVPFRMDPLFLDLKALQGRLAMLCISPSPTAPWKR; encoded by the exons ATGATGCTCCGGACTTGTCATGTGCTCTGTTCCCAAGCCAGACCCTCCGCTGGTGGTTGGAAGCCCCTGAGCTTTGATGGTGGGGCCTTTCATCTCAAGGGCACAGGAGAACTGACACGGGCTTTGCTGGTGCTACGGCTGTGTGCCTGGCCCCCTTTGGTCACACATGGCCTGGCG CTCCAGGCCTGGTCTCAGCGACTCCTGGGCTCCTGGCTCTCGGGGGCACTTCTCCGAGCATCTGTCTATGGGCAGTTTGTGGCTGGTGAGACAGCAGAGGAGGTGAGGGGCTGTGTCCAACAGCTCCAGACCCTAGGCCTCCGGCCCCTGCTGGCAGTGCCTACTGAGGAGGAGCCGGACTCGGCTGTCAGGACTGG TGAGGCCTGGTATGAGGGGAACCTCAGGGCTATGCTGCGGTGTGTGGACTTGTCACGAAGCCTCACGGAGACCCCCGTCCCGACTGGGAACATCCTCATGCAGCTGAAGGTGACAGCGTTGGCCAGCACCCGGCTCTGT AAGGAGCTAACCTCGTGGGTCAGAAGGCCAGAGGCTCCCTTGGAGCTGAGCCCTGAGAGACTGGCAGAAGCCATGGACTCGGGGCAG GATCCCCAGGTCTCCTGCCTCAGTGCTGAGCAAAACCGGCATCTCCAGGCCTCTCTGAGCCGCTTGCACCAGGTGGTACAG CATGCCCGGGCCCGGCACGTGAGGCTCCTTGTGGATGCTGAGTACACCTCGCTGAaccctgctctctctctgctgGTGGATGCCCTGGCCATGCGCTGGAACAGCCCTCAGGAAGGCGGGCCCTGGGTGTGGAACACTTACCAGGCCTATCTGAAG GACACGCATGAGCGGCTGAAGCGGGATGCTGAGGCTGCAGACAGGGCTGGCCTGGCCTTCGGAGTGAAGCTGGTACGGGGGGCGTATCTGGACAAGGAGAGAGAGGTGGCCCGTGTCCAAGGGACTGAAGATCCCACTCAGCCTGACTATGAGGCTACTAGCTGGAG ttacagtcgctgtctggaGCTGATGCTGACTCGTGTGTCCTACAGTGGCACCAGGTGCCATCTCATGGTGGCTTCTCATAATGAGGAATCTATTCGTCAGGCAACTAAGCG CATGTGGGAGCTGGGCATTCCTCTGGATGGGCCAGTCTGTTTTGGACAGCTTCTGGGGATGTGTGACCACGTCTCCTTGGCACTGG TCCCAGCCAATGCCTGGCCAGGCTCCCACCCAGAGCCTGcagctggtgtagctgcagtacCCTTCCGGATGGATCCGCTGTTCCTGGATCTGAAGGCCCTGCAG GGCAGGCTGGCTATGCTGTGTATAAGTCCATCCCCTACGGCTCCCTGGAAGAGGTGA
- the PRODH2 gene encoding hydroxyproline dehydrogenase isoform X1: protein MMLRTCHVLCSQARPSAGGWKPLSFDGGAFHLKGTGELTRALLVLRLCAWPPLVTHGLALQAWSQRLLGSWLSGALLRASVYGQFVAGETAEEVRGCVQQLQTLGLRPLLAVPTEEEPDSAVRTGEAWYEGNLRAMLRCVDLSRSLTETPVPTGNILMQLKVTALASTRLCKELTSWVRRPEAPLELSPERLAEAMDSGQDPQVSCLSAEQNRHLQASLSRLHQVVQHARARHVRLLVDAEYTSLNPALSLLVDALAMRWNSPQEGGPWVWNTYQAYLKDTHERLKRDAEAADRAGLAFGVKLVRGAYLDKEREVARVQGTEDPTQPDYEATSWSYSRCLELMLTRVSYSGTRCHLMVASHNEESIRQATKRPHAGPTQPQDSLPPSQSLSPSPSQCLARLPPRACSWCSCSTLPDGSAVPGSEGPAGQAGYAVYKSIPYGSLEEVIPYLIRRAQENRSVLQGSRREQELLRQELRRRLLGRGLRVPH, encoded by the exons ATGATGCTCCGGACTTGTCATGTGCTCTGTTCCCAAGCCAGACCCTCCGCTGGTGGTTGGAAGCCCCTGAGCTTTGATGGTGGGGCCTTTCATCTCAAGGGCACAGGAGAACTGACACGGGCTTTGCTGGTGCTACGGCTGTGTGCCTGGCCCCCTTTGGTCACACATGGCCTGGCG CTCCAGGCCTGGTCTCAGCGACTCCTGGGCTCCTGGCTCTCGGGGGCACTTCTCCGAGCATCTGTCTATGGGCAGTTTGTGGCTGGTGAGACAGCAGAGGAGGTGAGGGGCTGTGTCCAACAGCTCCAGACCCTAGGCCTCCGGCCCCTGCTGGCAGTGCCTACTGAGGAGGAGCCGGACTCGGCTGTCAGGACTGG TGAGGCCTGGTATGAGGGGAACCTCAGGGCTATGCTGCGGTGTGTGGACTTGTCACGAAGCCTCACGGAGACCCCCGTCCCGACTGGGAACATCCTCATGCAGCTGAAGGTGACAGCGTTGGCCAGCACCCGGCTCTGT AAGGAGCTAACCTCGTGGGTCAGAAGGCCAGAGGCTCCCTTGGAGCTGAGCCCTGAGAGACTGGCAGAAGCCATGGACTCGGGGCAG GATCCCCAGGTCTCCTGCCTCAGTGCTGAGCAAAACCGGCATCTCCAGGCCTCTCTGAGCCGCTTGCACCAGGTGGTACAG CATGCCCGGGCCCGGCACGTGAGGCTCCTTGTGGATGCTGAGTACACCTCGCTGAaccctgctctctctctgctgGTGGATGCCCTGGCCATGCGCTGGAACAGCCCTCAGGAAGGCGGGCCCTGGGTGTGGAACACTTACCAGGCCTATCTGAAG GACACGCATGAGCGGCTGAAGCGGGATGCTGAGGCTGCAGACAGGGCTGGCCTGGCCTTCGGAGTGAAGCTGGTACGGGGGGCGTATCTGGACAAGGAGAGAGAGGTGGCCCGTGTCCAAGGGACTGAAGATCCCACTCAGCCTGACTATGAGGCTACTAGCTGGAG ttacagtcgctgtctggaGCTGATGCTGACTCGTGTGTCCTACAGTGGCACCAGGTGCCATCTCATGGTGGCTTCTCATAATGAGGAATCTATTCGTCAGGCAACTAAGCG GCCCCATGCAGGTCCCACCCAGCCCCAggactccctccctcccagccagaGCCTTTCTCCTAGTCCCAGCCAATGCCTGGCCAGGCTCCCACCCAGAGCCTGcagctggtgtagctgcagtacCCTTCCGGATGGATCCGCTGTTCCTGGATCTGAAGGCCCTGCAG GGCAGGCTGGCTATGCTGTGTATAAGTCCATCCCCTACGGCTCCCTGGAAGAGGTGATCCCCTACCTGATCCGGAGGGCCCAGGAGAACCGGAGCGTGCTGCAGGGTTCCCGCAGGGAACAAGAGCTGCTCAGGCAAGAACTTCGGAGGAGGCTGCTGGGACGGGGCCTGAGGGTACCCCATTAG